Genomic DNA from Tistrella bauzanensis:
CGGCCTGAACGGGCAAGCAGGCGTTCCAGCGCCGGATCGGGGCCATCGGCACCGGCGGCGAGGCAGGCCGGGCTGTCGACCAGACGCGCCGACGGCCGCACACCGCGGACCTTGTCGCCCAGTGCCCGCGCGATCAGATCGGCAAGGGCAGCACCGTCGAGCGTGCCATCGGCGGCTGTCGCGTCCCTGGTGGTGTCGTCGCCATCGGTTGCCGCGTCGGCCTCGGCCAGCTTGGGGAAGGCCGCAAGCTCGTCATCGCCGATCCGACCCACGGCCCGGATCGGCTTGCCGCCCCAATCGGGCGTCATCATCGTCCAGAAGCCGTCGATCGGATCACCCAGCAGCAGCACTTCCAGGCCACGGGCCTTGAAGCCCTCGATCTGCGGGCTGACCCGCGCCGCCTCGATGCTGTCGGCGACCATCACATAAATCACGGTCTGGTTCTGCTTCATCCGCGACACGTAATCGGCCAGGCTGGTCCAGCCATCGACCTCGGTGGAGCGGAAGCGGGCAAGGCCCAGCAGACGGTCGCGATTCTCGAAATCCTCGTACAGACCTTCCTTCAGCACCGCGCCGAAGGTGTCCCAGAATGTACCGTAAGCCTCGGCGTCGGATTTGGCGCGGGCCTCCAGTTCACCCAGCACGCGCTTGACCAGACCCTGGCGGATCTTGGTGAGCAGCGGCGTGTTCTGGAGCATCTCGCGGCTGACATTCAGCGGCAGGTCGGCGCTGTCGACCACGCCGCGCAGGAAGCGCAGCCAGCCGGGGAGCAGGGCCTCGCAGTCATCGGTGATGAACATTCGCCGGACATGCAGCCGCAGCCGGGGCTTGCGCTCCGGCTCGTAAAGATCGAGCGGCCGGTCGGTGGGGATGAACAGCAGGTTGGTGTATTCGATGGTGCCTTCATTGCGGTTGTGGATCACCGCCCAGGGCTCGTCGAAGGCATGGGCGATGTCGCGATAGAAGGCGGTGTAGGTCTCGGGCTCGATCTCGGATTTGGGCCGGGTCCACAATGCCTTGGCGGCATTGATGGTCTCGACGCCGGCATCGGTATCGTCCGTCGCCTGATCGTCGGCATCCTTGGCCTTGCTGCTGTCGAGCTTCACCGGCAGGGCCAGATGGTCGGACCAGCGCTTGACGACGCTCCGCAACCGGTAGGGGTCGAGATACTCCGAGGCGTCGTCCTTCAGATGCAGGATGACATCGGTACCGATGGCGTCGCGGTCGATCGGCTCGATGGTGTAGCCGCCACGGCCGTCGGAGGTCCAGCGGAAGCCCTGGGTCTCGCCCAGCCGGCGGGTTTCGACCACGACCTTGTCGGCGACCATGAACGCCGAATAGAAGCCGACGCCGAACTGGCCGATCAGGCTGCCGTCGGTCTTGGCGTCGCCCGACAGCTTCTTCGCGAATTCGGCGGTGCCGGAGCGGGCGATGGTGCCCAGATTCTCGATCAGCTCGGCCCGGTTCATGCCGACGCCGGTATCGGCGAGGGTGAGCGTGCGGGCCTTGGCATCGGGGATCAGCGTCACCGCCGGCTCGCCGGCGCCATCGGCCAGGCTGTCATCGGTCTGGGCCAGGAATCGCCGCTTGTCGCAGGCATCGGCGGCATTGGCGATCAGTTCGCGCAGGAAGACTTCGCGCTCGCTGTAGAGCGCATGGGCGACGATGTCGAGAATCCGGCCGACATCGGCATCAAACACGCGGGTCTCTTCAGTTTCGAGAGTGTCTTCGGCCATCGGGGTCGGCGTCCGTCTTTAGAGGTGGAGTTCAGGGCGGTAGAGAATGATCAGGGCCGGTCTGAACGACAGGCTCGCCCGCATATATGTGCGAGGCGTCACAGATCAAGGGTGCGGCCGCATCGGAGGTTGAAGAACGACCGTCGAGGCCGGCCGATGTGGCATCGCGGTATTGTCATCGCGCTTGCATCATTCGGCACTTGAACCGGAGGCGCCGACATACGATTCTTAAGGACATGATGATGTCGGCTGACGGGCCGTCCCGCCTGCGCGCGGTGCTCGGCCCCACCAATACGGGGAAGACCCATCTGGCCGTCGAGCGGATGCTGGCGCACCGCACGGGGATGATGGGTTTCCCGCTTCGCCTGCTGGCCCGCGAGGTCTATGACCGGGTGGCCCGGGCGAAAGGCGCCGACAAGGTGGCGCTGATCACCGGCGAGGAAAAGATCGTGCCGCCCGAGGCGCGCTATTTCCTGTGCACGGTTGAAAGCATGCCGCTCGACCTGGGGGTCGAGTTTCTGTGCATCGACGAAATCCAACTGGCGGCCGATCCGGATCGCGGCCACATCTTCACCGACCGGCTGCTGCATGCCCGCGGCTTCGCCGAGACCATGTTCCTTGGCGCCGAGACCATCGCACCCCTGCTGCGCCGGCTGTTGCCGGGCATCGAGATCGACAGCCGGCCGCGGATGTCGAAGCTGGCCTATACCGGCGCCAAGAGCCTGACCCGGCTGCCGCCGCGCACCGCGATCGTCGCCTTCTCGGCGGCCGACGTTTATGCGATCGCCGAGATCATGCGCCGGCAGCGCGGCGGTGCCGCGGTGGTGATGGGCGCGTTGAGCCCGCGCACCCGCAATGCGCAGGTCGAGATGTACCAGCAGGGTGAGGTCGATTTCCTGGTCGCGACCGATGCCATCGGCATGGGGCTGAACCTGGATGTCGACCATGTCTGCTTCGCGTCGACGCGTAAATACGACGGGCGCGACCTGCGGCCGTTGTCGGCGCAGGAACTGGCGCAGATCGCCGGCCGCGCCGGGCGGCATCTGCGCAATGGCAGCTTCGGCACCACCGCCGAGGTCGGCGGGCTTTCGCCCGATCTGGTCGACGCGATCGAGGATCACGATTTCCAGCCGCTGCGGCGGCTGTTCTGGCGGTCGCGGGCGCTGGATTTCCGCAGCATCGATCATCTGGTCCGCAGCCTGGACGTGCTGCCCGACATCGACGCCCTGGCGCCGGCGCCGCCGGCCGAGGATTATCTGGCCCTGGTTCATATGGGCCGGCAGCCGGAATTGCGCGAGCGCGCCCGTGGCCATGATGCGGTGCGGCTGCTGTGGGATGTGTGTCGGGTGCCGGATTTCCACGCGGCGGTGGGGGCGGGCCATGTCGGCCTGCTGCGCCGGCTGTTCCTGCATCTGACCCAGCCCGGCAATGAAGGCCGGCTGCCGGCGGCCTGGCTTGGTGACAATCTGGCCCGGCTGGACCGTGTGGATGGCGATCTGGACCGGCTGACCGAGCGGCTGGCCCGGATCCGCACCTGGAGCTATATCGCCAACCGGCCCGGCTGGGTGGCCGATGCCGGTGAATTCCAGATGATGGCGCGGCGGATCGAGGACCGGTTGTCGGATGCCCTGCACGACCGGCTGACCCAGCGCTTCGTGGATCGCGACATGGCCCGTGCCAGCCGGCAGGCCGAAGCCTGGCGGGCGGTGGAGCCGCTGGTCGCCCATGACGGCCGGGTGGATCTGGACGGGCGCGATATCGGCCGGCTGGCGGGCTTCGATTTCCGGCCCGACCCGGAGGCGGCGCTGCTGCTGGAGATCCGGCCGGTGCGCGAGCGGGTGCGCAAGGCGCTGCGCCGGTTCATGGAGGCACGTTTCGCCCGGTTGGCGGCGCTGCCCGATCTGTCGGCGCTCGTCGTGCTGGCCAACGCGTCGGCGGCGGACGAGACGGGTGGCGAGGGCATGCCCGGCGACGGCGCGGCCGACGGCATCGACGTCCGGATGGACGGCGCGGTTCTGGGCCGGCTCGGCCGTGACACGGAAGGCCGGCCACGGCTGGTGCTGCCGCATCGCGACCATCTGCCGCCCGAGCCGCTGGCGGATCTGGTGCGACGGGTTGAACAGGTGCTGGCCGATCGCGCGGCCGAAGCCGATGAGCCGCTGCTGCGACTGGCGGCCGGGGCGCTGAAAGGCCCGGCGCGCGGCATCGCATTCCAGATGGTCGAAGCCGGCGGCATCACCGATGCAACCATTGCCCGCGATCTGGTCGCCGGGCTCGACGATGATCAGAAGCGCCGGCTGGCGCGATTCGGGGTCAGGCTGGGCCGGCGGTATCTGTATCTGAAGCCGTTGTTCGAGCCGGGGCGGATTGCCCTGCGCCGGCCGTTCATCGCCGCCCGCAGCGGGGCGTTGCTGCCTGAAGCCGCCGACGGCGTGCGCACCTCGCTGAGCCTGGATCTGCCGGTGTCGCCGGCACGCGCCACCGCGTTGCGGACGGCGGGCTATGTGGTGCTGGGTCCGCGCGCGGTGCGGGTGGACATGGTGGAACGGCTGGACGCGCAATGCCGGGCATTGCTGCGCGGACCGCAGGTGGCGGGCGGCAGCGCTGTCGACACCGCCCTGCTGGCGCCGCTGGGCTGCCCGCCCGCCGATGCGCCGGCGCTGCTGGCGGGGCTGGGCTATCGCTGCCAGGCCGGCGAGGACGGCCGGGTGATGCTGCTGCCGCAAAAGACCCGCCGGCCGGCCAGATCGCGTGACAAAGGCACCGGAACCGCGGCGCCTGTGCGCAATGCTCCATCGGCCGATGGGGTGGTGGAGGCGCCTGCCGCGCCCGCGGCCCGCAAGCCGCGCCGGGGCGGCAATCCTGGTGCCACCAGACCGGCGCCGGTTGCCGCCATCGATCCGACAAACCCCTTCGCCAAGCTCGGCGCCCTGTTCGCAGGGCCGGGCGGCCAGGACGCCGCAGCCCCCGATGAGGCGCGGCGGAATACCCCAGCAGGCTCAGCACGAATCCGCAGAGGTGCCAGCCGATGACCCAGAGGACTGCCGCCAGCCCGATCCGTTCCACCGCCACACGTTCCACGGCCATGGCGAACGCCATGACCACCACCGGACAGCAGTCGCCGGCCCGGACCGCCAAGGATGCCGGTGCCGATGCGACGGCCCTGTTCATGGAAGGTGCCGCGGCTGCCAGCCGTGATGCTGCCGCCGAAGCCGGTGGCCGCCAACGGCTGGACAAATGGCTGTGGTGTGCCCGGTTCTACAAATCACGAACCCAGGCCGCGAAGCTCTGTGCCGATGGGTTGATCCGCATCAACCGCATGCCGGT
This window encodes:
- the htpG gene encoding molecular chaperone HtpG; the encoded protein is MAEDTLETEETRVFDADVGRILDIVAHALYSEREVFLRELIANAADACDKRRFLAQTDDSLADGAGEPAVTLIPDAKARTLTLADTGVGMNRAELIENLGTIARSGTAEFAKKLSGDAKTDGSLIGQFGVGFYSAFMVADKVVVETRRLGETQGFRWTSDGRGGYTIEPIDRDAIGTDVILHLKDDASEYLDPYRLRSVVKRWSDHLALPVKLDSSKAKDADDQATDDTDAGVETINAAKALWTRPKSEIEPETYTAFYRDIAHAFDEPWAVIHNRNEGTIEYTNLLFIPTDRPLDLYEPERKPRLRLHVRRMFITDDCEALLPGWLRFLRGVVDSADLPLNVSREMLQNTPLLTKIRQGLVKRVLGELEARAKSDAEAYGTFWDTFGAVLKEGLYEDFENRDRLLGLARFRSTEVDGWTSLADYVSRMKQNQTVIYVMVADSIEAARVSPQIEGFKARGLEVLLLGDPIDGFWTMMTPDWGGKPIRAVGRIGDDELAAFPKLAEADAATDGDDTTRDATAADGTLDGAALADLIARALGDKVRGVRPSARLVDSPACLAAGADGPDPALERLLARSGRGGPARAPMLEINPDHALLKALTRLATEAGGETEARVTALAGPAELLLDQARLAEGEAPADPAAFARRLASLMTRAYGA
- a CDS encoding helicase-related protein, with the translated sequence MMMSADGPSRLRAVLGPTNTGKTHLAVERMLAHRTGMMGFPLRLLAREVYDRVARAKGADKVALITGEEKIVPPEARYFLCTVESMPLDLGVEFLCIDEIQLAADPDRGHIFTDRLLHARGFAETMFLGAETIAPLLRRLLPGIEIDSRPRMSKLAYTGAKSLTRLPPRTAIVAFSAADVYAIAEIMRRQRGGAAVVMGALSPRTRNAQVEMYQQGEVDFLVATDAIGMGLNLDVDHVCFASTRKYDGRDLRPLSAQELAQIAGRAGRHLRNGSFGTTAEVGGLSPDLVDAIEDHDFQPLRRLFWRSRALDFRSIDHLVRSLDVLPDIDALAPAPPAEDYLALVHMGRQPELRERARGHDAVRLLWDVCRVPDFHAAVGAGHVGLLRRLFLHLTQPGNEGRLPAAWLGDNLARLDRVDGDLDRLTERLARIRTWSYIANRPGWVADAGEFQMMARRIEDRLSDALHDRLTQRFVDRDMARASRQAEAWRAVEPLVAHDGRVDLDGRDIGRLAGFDFRPDPEAALLLEIRPVRERVRKALRRFMEARFARLAALPDLSALVVLANASAADETGGEGMPGDGAADGIDVRMDGAVLGRLGRDTEGRPRLVLPHRDHLPPEPLADLVRRVEQVLADRAAEADEPLLRLAAGALKGPARGIAFQMVEAGGITDATIARDLVAGLDDDQKRRLARFGVRLGRRYLYLKPLFEPGRIALRRPFIAARSGALLPEAADGVRTSLSLDLPVSPARATALRTAGYVVLGPRAVRVDMVERLDAQCRALLRGPQVAGGSAVDTALLAPLGCPPADAPALLAGLGYRCQAGEDGRVMLLPQKTRRPARSRDKGTGTAAPVRNAPSADGVVEAPAAPAARKPRRGGNPGATRPAPVAAIDPTNPFAKLGALFAGPGGQDAAAPDEARRNTPAGSARIRRGASR
- a CDS encoding RNA-binding S4 domain-containing protein, which translates into the protein MTQRTAASPIRSTATRSTAMANAMTTTGQQSPARTAKDAGADATALFMEGAAAASRDAAAEAGGRQRLDKWLWCARFYKSRTQAAKLCADGLIRINRMPVTKAAQVVKPGDVLTFPWGNKIKVVQVSRIGARRGPGDEARGLYLDLRPADADLPPPRATACNPAVI